Proteins co-encoded in one Polynucleobacter sp. MG-6-Vaara-E2 genomic window:
- a CDS encoding aspartate kinase produces MALIVHKYGGTSMGSVERIANVAKRVAKWMRAGHQVVVVPSAMSGETNRLLGLAKEINPEASPRELDQIASTGEQVSSGLLALALMREGIDAVSYAGWQVTVHTDSAFTKARIKSIESEKILKDLNAGRAVVVTGFQGVDANGNITTLGRGGSDTSAVAMAAALKADECLIYTDVDGVYTTDPRVCEDARRLDKITFEEMLEMASLGSKVLQIRSVEFAGKYKVKTRVLSSLTDPLMPLDQEMKSGTLITFEEDSTMEAAVISGIAFARDEAKITVLGVPDRPGIAYQILGPIADANIDVDIIIQNQSVEGKTDFTFTVPRADYQKALDILKNTVQAHIEAKEISGDPKVSKVSVVGVGMRSHVGIASKMFRTLSEEGINILMISTSEIKISVVIDEKYMELAVRALHKAFELDQK; encoded by the coding sequence GCGTTGCTAAATGGATGCGTGCAGGCCACCAAGTGGTGGTGGTGCCTTCAGCGATGTCAGGCGAAACCAATCGCTTACTTGGTTTAGCTAAGGAAATTAATCCTGAAGCAAGTCCACGTGAGTTGGATCAAATCGCCTCTACAGGCGAACAGGTTAGCTCAGGTTTGCTTGCCTTGGCTTTGATGCGCGAAGGTATTGATGCAGTAAGTTATGCAGGTTGGCAAGTAACCGTACATACCGATTCTGCATTTACTAAGGCACGTATCAAAAGCATTGAGAGCGAGAAGATTCTCAAAGATCTCAACGCAGGTCGTGCAGTTGTTGTTACTGGATTCCAGGGTGTTGATGCTAATGGCAACATCACAACACTTGGTCGTGGCGGCTCAGATACTTCTGCTGTAGCGATGGCAGCCGCTCTTAAGGCGGATGAGTGTTTGATTTATACCGACGTGGATGGCGTGTATACAACTGATCCCCGTGTTTGTGAAGATGCACGTCGTCTAGACAAGATTACCTTTGAAGAGATGCTAGAGATGGCTAGCTTAGGCTCTAAGGTATTGCAAATTCGTTCGGTAGAGTTTGCTGGTAAGTACAAAGTTAAAACCCGTGTTCTGTCATCATTGACAGATCCGTTGATGCCTTTAGACCAAGAGATGAAGTCGGGCACCTTGATTACATTTGAAGAGGACAGCACTATGGAAGCCGCAGTTATTTCCGGCATCGCCTTTGCGCGTGATGAAGCGAAGATTACCGTTTTAGGAGTTCCTGATCGCCCAGGTATTGCCTATCAAATTCTTGGGCCAATCGCTGATGCAAATATTGATGTAGACATCATCATTCAAAATCAATCAGTAGAAGGCAAGACAGATTTTACTTTCACAGTTCCACGCGCCGACTATCAAAAGGCCCTGGATATTTTGAAGAACACAGTTCAAGCCCACATTGAAGCGAAAGAAATCTCCGGTGATCCTAAAGTTTCTAAAGTCTCCGTAGTTGGCGTTGGTATGCGTTCACACGTAGGTATCGCTAGCAAAATGTTCCGTACTTTGTCGGAAGAGGGCATCAATATCCTCATGATCTCTACTAGCGAAATCAAGATTTCTGTAGTGATCGATGAGAAGTACATGGAATTAGCGGTACGTGCCCTTCACAAGGCATTTGAGCTCGACCAGAAGTGA